In Limnobaculum parvum, one DNA window encodes the following:
- the cysI gene encoding assimilatory sulfite reductase (NADPH) hemoprotein subunit, with protein sequence MSNDSEIKLSDNERLKRESNLLRGTIADDLKDGLTGGFRGDNFQLIRFHGMYQQDDRDLRAERAEQKLEPLLNVMLRCRLPGGIITPQQWLGIDRFAAEDTLYGSIRLTTRQTFQFHGVLKNDIKPMHQLLHRLGMDSIATAGDVNRNVLCTSNPVESELHQQAYEWAKKISEHLLPKTRAYAEIWLDGEKLETTDVEPILGATYLPRKFKTSVVIPPDNDVDLHANDLNFVAIGENGQLVGFNVLVGGGLAMTHGDKLTYPRKASEFGYIPLEHTLAIAEAVVTTQRDWGNRSERKNAKTKYTLERVGVDAFKQEVEKRAGVSFAPIVPYHFTRRGDRIGWVEGIDKQWHLTLFIENGRLLDYPGKPLKTGMAEIAKIHKGDFRLTANQNLIVAGVTVEDKAKIETLARQHGLISDGVSEQRKNAMACVSFPTCPLAMAEAERFLPDFITQVEQVMEKHQLPDEHIILRVTGCPNGCGRAMLAEVGLVGKAPDRYNLHIGGNREGTRIPRMYRENITSAQILSELDGLIGRWASERQEQEGFGDYVIRAGIIKPVIDSARDFYD encoded by the coding sequence ATGAGCAATGATTCAGAGATTAAACTGTCTGACAACGAACGGCTAAAACGTGAGAGTAACTTGCTGCGTGGCACCATTGCCGATGATTTGAAAGACGGCCTTACCGGCGGATTTCGTGGAGACAATTTTCAACTGATCCGTTTTCACGGTATGTACCAACAAGACGATCGCGATTTACGCGCTGAACGGGCAGAGCAGAAGCTAGAACCACTGTTAAACGTGATGCTTCGCTGTCGTTTGCCGGGCGGGATTATTACCCCTCAACAATGGTTGGGCATCGATCGCTTTGCCGCTGAAGATACGCTGTACGGCAGCATTCGCCTGACAACCCGTCAGACTTTCCAGTTTCACGGGGTATTGAAAAACGATATCAAACCTATGCATCAGTTGCTGCACCGTTTGGGCATGGATTCGATTGCCACTGCCGGTGACGTAAACCGCAATGTGCTCTGTACTTCGAATCCCGTTGAGTCGGAACTGCATCAGCAGGCATACGAGTGGGCAAAGAAGATTTCGGAACACTTATTGCCGAAAACCCGCGCCTACGCTGAAATCTGGTTGGATGGGGAAAAACTGGAAACCACCGACGTAGAACCCATTCTTGGCGCGACCTATTTACCGCGTAAATTTAAAACCAGCGTGGTGATCCCGCCGGATAATGATGTGGATCTGCACGCTAACGATCTCAACTTTGTTGCCATTGGTGAAAATGGTCAACTGGTCGGTTTTAACGTGCTGGTGGGCGGTGGTCTGGCGATGACCCACGGTGATAAGCTGACTTATCCACGTAAGGCTTCTGAGTTTGGTTATATTCCGTTAGAACATACTTTGGCGATTGCGGAAGCGGTAGTGACTACTCAACGCGATTGGGGCAACCGTTCAGAGCGTAAAAACGCCAAGACTAAATATACGCTGGAACGAGTAGGTGTTGACGCTTTTAAGCAAGAAGTAGAGAAACGGGCCGGGGTGAGTTTTGCCCCGATTGTTCCTTATCATTTCACTCGCCGTGGCGATCGCATTGGTTGGGTGGAAGGTATTGATAAACAATGGCACCTAACGCTGTTTATCGAAAATGGTCGTCTGTTGGATTACCCAGGCAAACCGTTAAAAACCGGTATGGCTGAAATTGCCAAAATCCATAAAGGGGATTTTCGCCTAACGGCCAATCAGAATCTGATTGTGGCGGGGGTTACCGTTGAAGATAAAGCCAAAATAGAGACGCTAGCGCGCCAGCACGGGCTAATTAGTGATGGGGTATCAGAACAGCGTAAAAACGCTATGGCATGCGTTTCATTTCCTACGTGTCCGCTGGCAATGGCTGAAGCTGAACGTTTCCTACCTGATTTTATTACTCAGGTAGAGCAGGTGATGGAAAAGCATCAACTGCCTGATGAGCATATTATTCTACGGGTGACAGGTTGCCCTAACGGCTGTGGGCGGGCAATGCTGGCTGAGGTTGGGCTGGTGGGTAAAGCGCCAGATCGTTATAACCTGCATATTGGTGGTAACCGTGAAGGGACGCGTATTCCCCGCATGTATCGTGAAAATATTACTTCAGCGCAAATACTGTCCGAACTGGATGGCTTGATTGGTCGTTGGGCCAGCGAGCGTCAGGAGCAGGAAGGGTTTGGGGATTACGTTATTCGCGCCGGAATCATTAAACCGGTTATTGACTCGGCTCGTGACTTTTACGATTAA
- the cysJ gene encoding NADPH-dependent assimilatory sulfite reductase flavoprotein subunit, producing the protein MSDKALPVPVLPLSQEQLERLKTATSGLSPAQLAWVSGYLWGLTSQNNDTFAAAIPLSTSAVTTRPITILSASQTGNARRLATQLRDDLNHAGLSATLVNAGDYKFKQIDQERQLIVVASTQGEGDAPEEAIALYKYLFSKKAPALNQTQFAVFGLGDTSYENFCQTGKDFDLRLEALGARRLLDRVDADVDYQALAEQWRHQIVERLKAEVPASLSSSVAHTPGLSKSHSQYTKAQPLIASLSVNQKITSRSSDRDVRHIEIDLGDSGLSYQPGDALGVWFQNDSELIETLLSELGIAGDTQVEVQGKPQPLRDALKYHYELTQNTTAIVEFYANHSGDARLVELLTDKPHWQEYAHNTPIVDMVRRAPSSMDAQTLLSMLRPITPRLYSIASSQEEVGSEAHLTVGVVRYSVDENPRTGGASGYLADRLEEEGDIAVFIEHNDNFRLPDDPSTPVIMIGPGTGIAPFRAFMQQREATGAEGKNWLFFGNPHFTSDFLYQVEWQGYVKSGLLNRIDLAWSRDQQHKVYVQDKLRENGSELWQWIQDGAHLYVCGDANRMAKDVERALLDVVSIHGAMDPEQADEFLSELRIDKRYQRDVY; encoded by the coding sequence ATGTCAGATAAGGCTTTACCTGTCCCTGTTTTACCGTTGTCACAGGAACAATTAGAACGGTTGAAGACGGCTACTTCCGGCTTATCGCCTGCACAGTTGGCCTGGGTATCAGGCTATTTGTGGGGATTAACCAGCCAGAATAACGATACGTTTGCGGCGGCAATCCCCTTATCAACCTCTGCTGTGACTACACGTCCGATAACGATTTTATCGGCTTCGCAAACCGGCAATGCGCGCAGGTTGGCAACTCAGTTGCGTGACGATCTGAACCATGCTGGCTTATCCGCAACCTTAGTCAACGCCGGTGACTACAAATTTAAGCAGATCGATCAAGAAAGGCAGCTTATCGTGGTGGCCTCAACTCAGGGAGAAGGTGACGCGCCGGAAGAGGCGATTGCACTGTATAAATATCTGTTTTCAAAAAAAGCACCGGCGCTGAATCAGACGCAGTTTGCGGTTTTTGGTCTGGGGGATACTTCCTACGAAAACTTCTGCCAGACCGGTAAAGATTTTGACCTTCGCCTAGAGGCGCTGGGAGCGCGTCGCTTGCTGGATAGGGTAGATGCGGATGTTGATTATCAGGCGCTGGCCGAGCAATGGCGTCATCAGATTGTGGAGCGACTGAAGGCTGAAGTGCCTGCGTCGTTGTCGTCATCCGTAGCCCATACGCCGGGCCTTAGCAAAAGTCACAGTCAATACACCAAAGCGCAACCGCTGATCGCCTCGTTATCCGTCAACCAAAAGATTACCTCGCGCAGTTCCGATCGCGATGTACGTCATATAGAAATTGATTTAGGTGACTCGGGGCTGAGCTATCAGCCGGGCGATGCATTAGGCGTCTGGTTTCAAAACGACAGTGAATTGATTGAAACCCTGCTGTCAGAGCTGGGTATTGCGGGTGACACTCAGGTTGAAGTTCAGGGCAAGCCGCAACCGCTGCGGGATGCCCTGAAATATCATTATGAACTGACGCAAAATACCACCGCGATTGTGGAGTTTTATGCCAATCACAGTGGCGATGCCCGTTTGGTGGAACTGCTGACCGATAAGCCACACTGGCAGGAATATGCCCATAACACGCCCATCGTGGATATGGTTCGCCGTGCGCCTTCATCTATGGATGCTCAGACTCTGCTGTCCATGCTACGTCCTATTACCCCGCGCCTCTATTCTATTGCTTCATCGCAAGAAGAAGTGGGTAGTGAAGCGCATCTTACCGTTGGTGTAGTGCGCTATAGCGTGGATGAAAACCCTCGTACCGGAGGGGCGTCCGGCTATCTGGCGGATCGTCTGGAAGAAGAGGGCGATATTGCCGTGTTTATTGAACATAACGACAACTTTAGACTGCCGGACGATCCCTCTACCCCTGTGATTATGATTGGGCCGGGAACCGGTATCGCACCGTTCAGGGCTTTTATGCAGCAGCGTGAAGCGACCGGTGCGGAAGGCAAAAACTGGCTGTTTTTTGGCAACCCCCATTTTACTTCTGATTTTCTCTATCAGGTGGAATGGCAGGGCTATGTGAAAAGCGGCCTGCTAAACCGTATCGATCTGGCCTGGTCGAGAGATCAGCAACATAAAGTTTATGTACAAGACAAGCTGCGGGAGAACGGCAGTGAACTGTGGCAATGGATTCAGGATGGTGCCCATCTTTACGTCTGCGGTGATGCTAACCGTATGGCAAAAGATGTGGAACGTGCTTTACTGGACGTTGTGTCAATACACGGGGCGATGGACCCTGAACAGGCCGACGAATTTTTAAGCGAACTGCGTATCGATAAACGCTATCAGCGGGATGTTTACTAA
- the copA gene encoding copper-exporting P-type ATPase CopA: MQHTTILQLTGLSCMGCAGRVKKALDALPGVQSSDVNVTQAKVVSELPDAALMAAVEQAGYQAESAKPDVTLALSGLSCGHCTGATTKALEAVDGVLAADVTLDKAEIYGSAKPSVLIEAIHQAGFEATLSSASPKTEPLSVSETPEPMTAANTRHPANVLPTVVLNESDDSVQLLLSGMSCASCVNKVQKALESVSGVEQARVNLAERSAMVFGQPQQSELLRAVQKAGYGAEIIQDEEQRRARQHQASQKSIRQYRWQSALALVLGIPLMLWGVFGGTMMVTSDNQSYWIIIGLITLTVMVAAGGHFYINAWRSLMNRSATMDTLIALGTGAAWIYSISVAIWPQIFPMAARHIYFEASAMIIGLINLGHALEQRARQRSSKALERLLDLTPPTAKVVTEQGEQTIPLSEVQVGMSIRLTTGDRVPVDGEIIQGEIWLDEAMLTGEAMPQQKSAQDRVHAGTVVQDGSALFRAGAIGNQTTLARIIKLVRQAQSSKPEIGRMADRISAVFVPVVVAIALISGLIWYLIGPQPQLVYTLVIVTTVLIIACPCALGLATPMSIISGVGRAAELGVLVRDADALQQASTVDTVIFDKTGTLTEGKPQVTAIHTFNQVTETQVLQWAAALEQGTSHPLAHAIITKAEGISLPQVNGFRTLRGLGVSGSVGESALLLGNDRLMTEQQVDISAAADTIRTEAERGATPVLLAANGTLVAVFAIRDPLRNDSIQALRRLHQQGYQLVMLTGDNQVTANAIAKEAGIDNVIAGVLPEGKADAIKQLQQAGHKVAMVGDGINDAPALACADVGIAMGGGSDIAIETAAITLMRHSLNGVADALALSKATLRNMKQNLLGAFIYNSLGIPIAAGVLYPLTGALLSPVVAGAAMALSSITVVGNANRLLRFKPKG; this comes from the coding sequence ATGCAACACACGACTATTCTGCAACTGACCGGTCTGTCCTGTATGGGCTGTGCTGGCAGAGTCAAAAAAGCACTCGATGCGTTACCCGGCGTACAATCCAGCGATGTTAATGTTACTCAGGCCAAAGTAGTCAGCGAACTCCCCGATGCTGCGTTAATGGCTGCCGTTGAACAGGCGGGCTATCAGGCTGAAAGCGCCAAACCTGACGTGACATTAGCGCTGTCTGGGCTCTCATGTGGTCACTGTACCGGCGCAACCACCAAAGCACTGGAAGCCGTTGACGGCGTGCTGGCAGCAGATGTTACGCTGGATAAAGCCGAAATCTACGGTAGTGCAAAACCGTCAGTGCTAATAGAAGCCATTCATCAAGCTGGCTTTGAAGCAACCCTGAGTTCCGCTAGCCCAAAAACTGAGCCGCTGTCAGTATCAGAAACGCCGGAGCCAATGACAGCGGCAAACACTCGCCATCCGGCAAATGTATTACCGACCGTTGTACTCAATGAGAGTGATGACAGCGTACAGCTACTGCTTAGCGGCATGAGCTGCGCCAGTTGTGTCAACAAAGTACAGAAAGCGCTGGAAAGCGTTTCCGGTGTTGAACAGGCTCGGGTCAATCTGGCGGAGCGCAGCGCTATGGTATTTGGTCAGCCACAGCAGTCTGAACTGCTCCGCGCGGTGCAAAAAGCCGGCTATGGGGCCGAGATCATTCAGGATGAAGAGCAACGTCGTGCCCGACAGCACCAAGCGTCACAAAAAAGCATTCGCCAATATCGTTGGCAGTCCGCGCTGGCACTGGTGTTAGGTATTCCACTTATGCTATGGGGTGTCTTTGGCGGCACCATGATGGTGACCTCTGATAACCAGTCTTACTGGATTATTATCGGTTTAATCACCCTAACGGTAATGGTTGCTGCCGGGGGGCATTTCTATATAAATGCCTGGCGCAGCCTGATGAACCGCAGCGCCACCATGGATACCCTAATTGCATTGGGTACCGGCGCGGCATGGATTTACTCCATCAGCGTTGCTATCTGGCCACAAATTTTCCCGATGGCTGCCCGGCATATCTATTTTGAAGCCAGCGCCATGATTATCGGCCTGATCAATTTAGGTCATGCGCTGGAGCAGAGGGCAAGACAGCGTTCATCAAAAGCATTGGAACGACTGCTGGACTTGACGCCACCAACGGCCAAAGTCGTTACCGAACAGGGTGAGCAAACGATCCCTCTGTCTGAAGTTCAGGTAGGCATGTCAATTCGCCTCACCACCGGCGACCGAGTGCCGGTAGATGGGGAAATCATTCAGGGCGAGATCTGGCTGGATGAAGCCATGCTGACCGGCGAAGCCATGCCACAGCAAAAATCAGCACAGGACCGGGTTCATGCAGGTACCGTGGTTCAGGATGGTAGCGCCCTGTTCCGCGCAGGCGCTATCGGTAATCAAACCACCCTAGCACGTATTATCAAGCTGGTTCGTCAGGCACAAAGTAGTAAACCAGAAATCGGTCGAATGGCTGACCGTATATCCGCCGTCTTCGTGCCGGTGGTGGTCGCCATCGCCTTAATCAGCGGACTGATTTGGTATCTGATAGGGCCACAACCACAACTTGTATATACCCTCGTGATTGTCACTACGGTACTGATTATCGCCTGCCCTTGTGCGCTGGGCCTAGCTACGCCGATGTCGATTATCTCCGGCGTTGGCCGCGCCGCTGAACTGGGGGTATTAGTTCGTGATGCGGATGCCCTGCAACAGGCCAGCACGGTAGACACGGTAATTTTTGATAAAACCGGTACCCTGACCGAAGGTAAACCGCAGGTTACCGCTATTCATACCTTTAATCAGGTAACTGAAACTCAGGTTCTGCAATGGGCGGCGGCATTAGAACAAGGTACCAGCCATCCATTGGCGCATGCCATTATAACTAAAGCGGAAGGAATAAGCCTGCCGCAGGTGAATGGGTTCCGCACGCTGCGAGGTTTAGGGGTTAGCGGCTCTGTTGGCGAATCTGCCCTCCTGCTGGGTAACGATCGCTTGATGACTGAACAGCAAGTAGATATCAGCGCAGCCGCTGATACAATCCGCACTGAAGCAGAACGGGGAGCGACGCCGGTATTGCTAGCAGCAAATGGCACATTGGTCGCCGTGTTCGCCATCCGCGATCCGTTAAGAAACGATAGCATTCAGGCGCTACGGCGCTTACACCAGCAGGGTTATCAACTGGTGATGTTAACCGGAGATAACCAAGTCACCGCCAATGCGATTGCTAAAGAGGCTGGCATCGATAACGTGATCGCCGGTGTGTTACCTGAAGGTAAAGCCGATGCTATTAAGCAACTACAGCAAGCTGGACATAAAGTGGCCATGGTGGGTGATGGCATCAACGATGCGCCAGCACTGGCCTGTGCCGATGTGGGTATCGCCATGGGAGGAGGCAGCGATATCGCCATTGAAACCGCGGCTATCACCCTGATGCGCCATAGCCTGAACGGTGTTGCCGATGCGCTGGCGTTGTCTAAAGCCACGCTACGCAATATGAAGCAGAACCTGTTGGGAGCCTTTATTTACAACTCGCTGGGTATTCCGATTGCGGCCGGTGTGCTTTATCCATTGACCGGTGCTTTACTCAGCCCAGTAGTGGCTGGCGCTGCTATGGCTTTGTCGTCCATTACCGTGGTGGGAAATGCCAACCGCCTGTTGCGGTTTAAACCAAAGGGATAA
- the cdiI gene encoding ribonuclease toxin immunity protein CdiI, with product MSDSFDELNRFLFELPYDYNNRDWIVKSYFDIMYSDGDFLRTIELLSQKGALNTDGAYCHFPDMDSYDEEEHFEGVEFAVGYPPEEDNIVIVSEETCYKYVRLACEKYLQLHPEDTEKVNTLLAKMP from the coding sequence ATGAGTGATTCTTTTGACGAACTAAATCGTTTTTTATTTGAACTGCCATATGACTATAATAATCGAGATTGGATTGTAAAATCTTATTTTGACATCATGTATAGTGATGGAGACTTTTTGAGGACAATTGAACTATTATCTCAAAAAGGTGCTCTGAATACTGATGGCGCGTATTGTCACTTTCCTGATATGGATAGTTATGATGAAGAGGAACACTTTGAAGGTGTTGAATTTGCTGTTGGCTATCCACCAGAGGAAGACAATATAGTTATAGTAAGTGAAGAGACCTGCTATAAATATGTCAGGCTGGCCTGTGAAAAATATCTCCAGCTACATCCGGAAGATACTGAAAAAGTTAATACTCTACTGGCTAAAATGCCGTAA
- a CDS encoding IS3 family transposase (programmed frameshift), whose amino-acid sequence MKKIRFTETQIVNILKLADSGIKVDDICRQNSISSATYYNWKSKYGGMEAADIKRIKELEEENTKLKKMFADVSLENHAMKELFGKKGLVMAEKKSCAKILVTSGLSVIKACKMTALTRSVYYRQCIDWKEKDSQVITAIQSVLAKSPQAGFWKCYFRLRFQGYHFNHKRVYRVYCRLGLNLRRRVKKILPKREKQPLSVAKMANAQWALDFMHDALYCGKRFRTLNILDEGTRECLAIEIDTSLPAERVIRVLERLKEERGLPKQIRVDNGPELISINLLNYCEENNVKLVHIQPGKPTQNGFIERFNGSFRREFLNAYLFDSLSQVREMAWFWQQDYNDERTHESLGNMPPTAYRKQLENSNNLLS is encoded by the exons ATGAAAAAGATCCGTTTTACTGAGACCCAAATCGTTAATATCTTAAAACTCGCTGATTCTGGGATAAAAGTGGATGATATTTGCCGTCAAAATAGCATTAGTAGTGCAACCTATTATAACTGGAAGTCAAAGTATGGTGGGATGGAAGCGGCTGATATAAAAAGAATTAAAGAGCTTGAAGAAGAAAATACTAAATTGAAAAAGATGTTTGCTGATGTCAGTCTGGAAAATCATGCTATGAAGGAGCTCTTTG GCAAAAAAGGGTTGGTGATGGCAGAGAAAAAATCCTGCGCAAAAATACTCGTTACCTCAGGATTATCTGTCATAAAAGCTTGCAAGATGACGGCATTAACACGCTCAGTTTATTATCGACAATGCATTGATTGGAAAGAAAAAGATAGTCAGGTGATTACAGCGATTCAATCAGTTTTAGCTAAATCGCCTCAAGCTGGTTTTTGGAAATGTTATTTTCGACTTCGCTTTCAAGGCTATCATTTTAATCATAAACGCGTTTATCGGGTTTATTGCCGTTTAGGACTGAATTTACGACGCCGGGTTAAAAAGATTTTGCCAAAACGAGAAAAACAGCCATTGTCAGTCGCTAAAATGGCAAATGCTCAATGGGCGTTGGATTTCATGCATGATGCTTTGTATTGTGGAAAACGCTTTAGAACATTAAATATTTTGGATGAAGGGACTCGGGAATGTTTAGCTATCGAAATTGATACATCGTTACCCGCAGAACGAGTTATTCGGGTTCTTGAACGTTTAAAAGAAGAGCGTGGGTTACCAAAGCAAATTAGGGTTGATAATGGCCCCGAGCTTATTTCTATTAACTTATTGAATTATTGTGAAGAAAACAATGTGAAATTAGTTCACATTCAGCCTGGGAAACCCACGCAAAATGGTTTTATTGAGCGATTTAATGGTTCGTTTCGTCGCGAATTTTTAAATGCCTATTTATTTGACTCATTAAGCCAAGTACGGGAAATGGCTTGGTTTTGGCAACAAGATTATAACGATGAAAGAACACATGAAAGCTTAGGAAATATGCCACCAACAGCTTATCGGAAACAACTGGAAAACTCTAATAACTTACTGTCCTAA